Proteins encoded together in one Alteribacter keqinensis window:
- the rsmH gene encoding 16S rRNA (cytosine(1402)-N(4))-methyltransferase RsmH codes for MFEHETVLKEETVNGLNIRPDGIYVDCTLGGGGHSEQIVKQLGESGRLICFDQDDRALEFAKERLSPYRERITFVRSNFLHLKEELHNLGITNVDGFVFDLGVSSPQFDEADRGFSYRFDSRLDMRMDQTRELSAYEVVNEWSFQDLMKIISQYGEERFAKNIARKIEAAREAKPIETTGELVDVIKDAIPAPARRKGGHPAKRTFQAIRIAVNDELTVFEEALKDAIDLTAPKGRLAVITFHSLEDRLCKKVFKERSAMPELPKGLPVIPEGFEPELTLVTRKPILANESELEINSRAKSAKLRVAEKN; via the coding sequence ATGTTTGAACACGAAACGGTACTTAAAGAAGAAACGGTTAATGGCCTTAATATCCGCCCTGACGGGATTTATGTTGATTGTACACTGGGAGGCGGAGGCCATAGTGAGCAGATTGTGAAGCAGTTGGGGGAAAGTGGCAGATTGATTTGTTTTGATCAGGATGATCGGGCACTTGAATTTGCCAAAGAACGATTATCACCTTACAGGGAACGTATCACATTTGTTCGTTCGAATTTTCTCCATTTAAAAGAAGAACTCCATAACCTCGGCATCACGAACGTGGACGGATTTGTGTTCGACCTTGGTGTTTCATCCCCTCAGTTTGATGAGGCGGACAGAGGATTCAGCTATCGCTTTGATTCCAGGCTGGATATGAGAATGGATCAGACCCGGGAATTATCAGCATATGAAGTTGTAAATGAATGGTCTTTCCAGGATCTGATGAAAATCATCAGCCAGTATGGTGAAGAACGATTTGCCAAAAACATTGCCCGGAAGATTGAAGCTGCACGTGAGGCGAAGCCGATTGAGACGACGGGAGAGCTTGTAGACGTCATAAAGGATGCGATACCGGCTCCTGCCAGAAGAAAAGGCGGGCACCCGGCAAAGAGGACGTTCCAGGCAATCCGGATCGCTGTCAACGATGAACTGACCGTGTTTGAAGAAGCTCTGAAGGATGCAATTGACCTCACAGCACCGAAAGGCCGACTGGCCGTCATTACGTTTCATTCATTAGAAGATCGTTTATGCAAGAAAGTGTTCAAAGAGAGAAGTGCTATGCCGGAGCTGCCTAAAGGACTTCCTGTCATTCCTGAAGGATTTGAACCTGAACTGACACTCGTAACAAGAAAGCCAATTCTTGCGAACGAATCGGAACTGGAAATAAATTCAAGGGCGAAATCAGCCAAGCTGAGAGTTGCGGAAAAGAATTGA
- a CDS encoding penicillin-binding protein, producing MEVTKNRKITVRALWVLGIFLFFISIVFGRFVYIQAAKEVQGQDLRALIEQRWSQTHTIEGKRGSILDREGEAIAEEVASYTLIAVLDDSYGSYVSDPQEAAAKITSVLDLDTNAVAERLSQDLVQVEIPGARYLSVEEKDALEELEIDGIIFRKDPKRYYPNQTFASHLIGYTERDMSVARMGLEQSLDEYLSSEDGSITYQRDGAGRALVNTEDLINPARNGNDVYLTIDKKIQMVLEQALSQVDEEYSPERMIGIVADPKTGEILAMSNRPSFNPNNYESISNYTNYAVSSRFEPGSTIKALTLAAAIEEGVYNGDELYQSGTYQIGPDRIPDHNGGRGWGEITYDEGFQRSSNVAFSKLALEKLTPDTFFDYVDAFGLREPTGIDIPNESGSSIADFRPIDAATTAFGQGSAITPIQQVQAATAIANGGKMMKPYVIDKIYDKDSGEIVSETEPEVVGEPISEETAAEVLGLLETVVSSSAGTGQPYAIDGFDIAGKTGTAQINNPDGPGRLTGHGNHIYSFMGMAPADDPEVIVYVAVERPDIELHETGAMPVSKVFKPVMQQSLQYLNITPQSVEEEHVEEAGIVMEDFSGESVEKTEETLKNYGLDPVIIGEGNTVISQFPNPEMSILPYEKVFMRTNEEEFLIPDMSGWSGRQVHAWTRLADMEVTIDGSGFVISQSVPAGTEVTSGQNLSVELGSGDEPAAEQGDTGDETEYETEEENEESAGEEETEETEEDEVEEDEFFMD from the coding sequence ATGGAAGTTACAAAAAACAGGAAGATTACCGTGCGTGCCCTATGGGTTCTCGGAATCTTCCTTTTCTTTATCAGTATTGTATTCGGAAGGTTTGTCTACATTCAGGCAGCGAAAGAAGTTCAGGGGCAGGACCTCCGGGCGCTTATTGAACAAAGGTGGTCACAGACTCACACCATTGAAGGGAAGAGGGGATCGATACTTGACCGGGAAGGTGAAGCAATTGCCGAAGAGGTGGCATCCTATACGCTTATTGCTGTCCTTGACGACAGCTATGGCAGCTATGTAAGTGATCCACAGGAAGCGGCGGCAAAAATCACCTCAGTCCTCGATCTCGATACGAATGCAGTTGCAGAACGTCTTTCTCAGGATTTAGTGCAGGTGGAGATCCCTGGTGCGAGATACTTAAGTGTCGAAGAAAAGGATGCCCTGGAGGAACTTGAAATCGACGGCATCATTTTCAGAAAGGATCCAAAGCGCTATTACCCGAATCAGACATTCGCTTCTCACCTCATCGGATATACCGAGCGTGACATGAGCGTAGCGAGAATGGGTCTTGAGCAGAGCCTTGATGAATACCTTAGTTCTGAAGACGGATCAATCACATATCAGCGAGACGGTGCTGGACGGGCTCTAGTTAATACAGAGGATTTGATTAATCCGGCCCGAAATGGGAACGACGTGTACTTAACGATCGATAAGAAAATTCAGATGGTCCTTGAACAAGCTCTTTCTCAGGTGGATGAGGAATATTCTCCGGAACGGATGATCGGTATCGTTGCAGATCCGAAGACAGGGGAAATACTGGCTATGAGTAACCGGCCGAGCTTTAACCCGAACAACTATGAATCTATAAGCAATTACACAAACTATGCTGTAAGCTCCCGGTTTGAGCCGGGGTCAACCATTAAAGCACTGACCCTTGCAGCAGCGATTGAAGAAGGCGTCTACAACGGCGACGAACTCTACCAGTCCGGTACGTATCAGATCGGTCCGGACCGTATTCCGGACCATAACGGCGGGAGAGGCTGGGGGGAAATCACCTATGATGAAGGATTCCAGCGATCTTCAAACGTTGCCTTTTCAAAACTTGCACTTGAAAAGCTCACCCCGGACACCTTCTTTGACTATGTAGATGCCTTTGGGCTGAGAGAACCTACAGGGATTGATATTCCTAACGAATCAGGCAGCTCCATCGCTGATTTCAGACCGATTGATGCAGCCACTACCGCGTTCGGACAAGGTTCGGCGATTACTCCGATTCAGCAGGTCCAGGCAGCTACAGCTATTGCAAATGGCGGTAAGATGATGAAACCTTACGTAATTGACAAAATTTATGACAAAGACTCAGGTGAAATTGTTTCTGAGACTGAGCCTGAAGTTGTCGGTGAACCGATATCAGAAGAAACGGCAGCGGAAGTTCTCGGTCTTCTTGAAACGGTTGTTTCTTCATCAGCAGGAACAGGGCAGCCATACGCCATTGACGGATTTGATATCGCCGGTAAGACAGGTACAGCACAGATTAATAACCCTGACGGACCTGGCAGGCTTACAGGCCACGGGAATCACATATATTCCTTTATGGGAATGGCACCGGCTGATGATCCTGAAGTAATTGTCTATGTTGCCGTGGAACGCCCTGATATTGAGCTGCACGAAACTGGAGCCATGCCGGTGTCAAAAGTATTCAAACCTGTCATGCAGCAAAGTCTTCAGTACCTGAACATCACTCCTCAAAGTGTGGAAGAAGAGCATGTGGAGGAAGCTGGTATTGTTATGGAAGACTTCAGTGGTGAATCCGTTGAAAAAACAGAAGAAACATTGAAGAATTACGGGCTCGATCCCGTCATTATCGGGGAAGGAAACACGGTCATCTCCCAGTTCCCTAACCCGGAAATGTCCATTCTCCCTTATGAGAAAGTATTCATGAGGACAAATGAGGAAGAATTCCTCATTCCGGACATGTCTGGTTGGTCCGGAAGGCAGGTACATGCCTGGACCCGTCTGGCGGATATGGAAGTTACCATAGACGGCAGCGGCTTTGTTATAAGCCAGAGTGTGCCTGCGGGGACAGAAGTGACGTCGGGCCAGAACTTAAGTGTGGAGCTCGGAAGCGGGGATGAACCTGCCGCGGAGCAGGGAGATACCGGTGATGAAACTGAGTACGAAACGGAAGAAGAAAACGAAGAAAGCGCCGGAGAGGAAGAAACCGAAGAAACCGAAGAAGACGAAGTAGAAGAAGACGAATTCTTTATGGATTAA
- the ftsL gene encoding cell division protein FtsL — MSLAKQQIQQPLHQPERQLKQKKQRVFKGGITRGEKIIYPLTFLAVVFAAYVMLSNYATIYIANHEIQKTERSITEQSSVNEGLSLQVKDLSEPDRILHIAQAELGMELNDQNVRVIQNQD; from the coding sequence ATGAGCCTTGCAAAACAGCAAATTCAGCAGCCGCTGCACCAGCCTGAAAGACAGCTTAAACAGAAAAAACAGCGTGTTTTTAAAGGCGGGATTACACGGGGAGAGAAGATCATTTATCCATTGACATTTCTTGCTGTCGTTTTTGCGGCTTACGTGATGTTATCAAACTATGCTACGATTTATATTGCAAACCACGAAATTCAGAAAACAGAGCGTAGCATTACGGAGCAGTCGAGTGTGAATGAAGGTCTTTCCCTGCAAGTGAAGGACTTGTCTGAACCTGACCGCATTCTCCATATTGCCCAGGCGGAGCTTGGCATGGAATTGAATGATCAAAATGTAAGAGTAATCCAAAATCAGGATTAA